Proteins encoded by one window of Pseudonocardia alni:
- a CDS encoding winged helix-turn-helix transcriptional regulator, producing MELLLLTTAPDAAAVLPALSLLPHNVRTAAPEVAALLDAGPHDAVLVDARSDLVAARSLCRLLGSAGTDAPVIAVLNEGGLVAVSGEWVVDEILLPDTGPAEVDARLRLLRSRPGAESASGGGALVLGELVIDEATYSARLKGRLLELTYKEFELLKYLAQHAGRVFTRAQLLQEVWGYDFFGGTRTVDVHVRRLRAKLGGEHEQMIGTVRNVGYKFVRPSRGGLSAPPDQDDADPEPVPDRRLPGARPPTGPGRGAWVPR from the coding sequence ATGGAACTGCTCCTGCTGACCACGGCTCCGGATGCGGCAGCCGTACTGCCCGCCCTGTCGCTGCTGCCGCACAACGTGCGGACCGCGGCGCCCGAGGTGGCGGCACTGCTCGACGCCGGTCCGCACGACGCCGTCCTGGTGGACGCCCGTTCCGACCTGGTCGCCGCGCGCAGCCTGTGCCGGCTGCTGGGCAGCGCCGGGACCGACGCGCCGGTGATCGCCGTGCTGAACGAGGGCGGCCTGGTCGCCGTGTCCGGCGAGTGGGTGGTCGACGAGATCCTGCTCCCCGACACCGGCCCGGCCGAGGTGGACGCGCGGCTGCGGCTGTTGCGGTCGCGCCCCGGTGCCGAGTCCGCGTCCGGGGGTGGCGCGCTCGTCCTCGGCGAGCTCGTCATCGACGAGGCGACGTACTCGGCGCGGCTCAAGGGCCGCCTGCTGGAGCTCACCTACAAGGAGTTCGAGCTGCTCAAGTACCTCGCGCAGCACGCGGGACGGGTGTTCACCCGGGCGCAGCTGCTGCAGGAGGTCTGGGGCTACGACTTCTTCGGTGGCACCCGCACCGTCGACGTCCACGTCCGGCGGCTGCGCGCCAAGCTCGGCGGCGAGCACGAGCAGATGATCGGCACCGTGCGCAACGTCGGCTACAAGTTCGTCCGCCCGTCGCGCGGCGGGCTGTCCGCGCCGCCCGACCAGGACGACGCGGACCCCGAGCCCGTCCCGGACCGTCGCCTGCCCGGCGCCCGGCCCCCGACCGGCCCGGGACGTGGAGCGTGGGTCCCGCGGTGA
- the mshD gene encoding mycothiol synthase, translating to MDPQEHSRLDAATVSAVQDLLRAATGADGAEPLSEQFLMHLRPDAPADGVAHLVVPGDDGAVAGYAQVDGTYAELAVHPGARRRGIGGALVAAVEKVTADPHVWAHGDLDAAKGLAAGRGYRRDRVLWQMRRTGAAGPLPALTVPDGVTIRAFEPGRDDDEFLRVNNAAFDWHPEQGGWTGAELAAREAEDWFDPAGFLLAVDGGGTLLGYHWTKVHPATGDERALGEVYVLGVDPAAHGRGLGTVLTLAGLHHLHDRGLDTVLLYVEADNAPAVAVYERLGFAVHAADVNYAR from the coding sequence GTGGACCCGCAGGAGCACTCCCGTCTCGACGCCGCCACCGTCTCCGCGGTGCAGGACCTGCTGAGGGCGGCGACCGGCGCCGACGGCGCCGAACCGCTCTCCGAGCAGTTCCTGATGCACCTGCGCCCGGACGCCCCCGCCGACGGTGTGGCGCACCTCGTCGTCCCCGGTGACGACGGAGCCGTGGCCGGCTACGCCCAGGTCGACGGCACCTACGCCGAGCTGGCCGTGCACCCTGGCGCACGACGGCGGGGAATCGGCGGCGCGCTCGTCGCTGCGGTCGAGAAGGTCACCGCCGACCCGCACGTGTGGGCGCACGGCGACCTCGACGCCGCGAAGGGGCTCGCCGCGGGCCGCGGCTACCGCCGGGACCGCGTGCTCTGGCAGATGCGCCGCACCGGTGCGGCGGGCCCGCTGCCCGCCCTGACCGTCCCCGACGGCGTCACGATCCGTGCCTTCGAACCCGGCCGCGACGACGACGAGTTCCTCCGGGTCAACAACGCCGCCTTCGACTGGCACCCCGAGCAGGGCGGCTGGACCGGCGCCGAGCTCGCCGCGCGGGAGGCCGAGGACTGGTTCGACCCGGCCGGGTTCCTGCTCGCCGTCGACGGCGGCGGCACCCTGCTCGGCTACCACTGGACCAAGGTCCACCCGGCGACCGGCGACGAGCGGGCCCTGGGCGAGGTCTACGTCCTCGGCGTCGATCCGGCCGCCCACGGACGGGGGCTCGGCACGGTCCTGACCCTCGCCGGACTGCACCACCTGCACGACCGCGGGCTGGACACCGTGCTGCTCTACGTCGAGGCGGACAACGCCCCCGCCGTAGCCGTCTACGAGCGCCTCGGGTTCGCCGTACACGCCGCGGACGTCAACTACGCCCGGTGA
- the pstS gene encoding phosphate ABC transporter substrate-binding protein PstS: MKTKRRAPRARLAAVGIATSCALFVAGCGAANEGGGSDAQGSGVTGQIAGAGASSQQAAMQAWIAGFTGANPGATVNYQPVGSGGGRTQFVQGAVQFAGSDAYLKDDQLNQARQRCGGSVIEIPNYVSPIAIVYKLDGVQDLNLSPATIAGLFKGEITTWNDPKVAADNPGVQLPATAVTPVHRSDESGTTENFTDFLNKAAAQVWTDEGDGEWPIQGGEAAQGTSGVVGAVNAGNGTIGYADASQAGELGKAKVKLGDQNVEPTAEAAAKILEESTRVEGQGDTSFAFDLNRTATGGAYPVVLVSYLLACPTYPDAAQADTTKAFLNYVVSTDGQQTAAQNAGSAPLSEALRGQITPVIDQIKAAG, translated from the coding sequence GTGAAGACCAAGCGGCGCGCGCCCCGGGCGCGCCTGGCTGCCGTCGGTATCGCCACGTCCTGCGCGCTGTTCGTCGCCGGCTGCGGTGCGGCGAACGAGGGCGGCGGCTCGGACGCCCAGGGTTCGGGCGTCACCGGCCAGATCGCCGGTGCGGGCGCGAGCTCCCAGCAGGCGGCCATGCAGGCCTGGATCGCCGGCTTCACCGGCGCGAACCCCGGCGCGACGGTCAACTATCAGCCGGTCGGCTCGGGCGGTGGCCGTACGCAGTTCGTCCAGGGGGCGGTCCAGTTCGCCGGGTCGGACGCCTACCTGAAGGACGACCAGCTGAACCAGGCGCGGCAGCGCTGCGGCGGCTCGGTCATCGAGATCCCGAACTACGTCTCGCCGATCGCCATCGTCTACAAGCTCGACGGCGTGCAGGACCTGAACCTGTCGCCGGCGACCATCGCGGGCCTGTTCAAGGGCGAGATCACGACCTGGAACGACCCCAAGGTCGCCGCGGACAACCCGGGCGTGCAGCTTCCGGCCACGGCGGTCACCCCGGTGCACCGCTCGGACGAGTCGGGCACCACCGAGAACTTCACCGACTTCCTCAACAAGGCCGCGGCGCAGGTGTGGACCGATGAGGGCGACGGCGAGTGGCCGATCCAGGGCGGCGAGGCCGCCCAGGGCACCTCCGGTGTCGTCGGCGCGGTGAACGCGGGCAACGGCACGATCGGCTACGCCGACGCGTCGCAGGCCGGCGAGCTGGGCAAGGCCAAGGTGAAGCTGGGCGACCAGAACGTCGAGCCGACCGCCGAGGCCGCCGCGAAGATCCTCGAGGAGTCCACGCGCGTCGAGGGCCAGGGCGACACCTCGTTCGCCTTCGACCTGAACAGGACCGCCACCGGCGGTGCCTACCCGGTGGTGCTGGTGTCGTACCTCCTCGCCTGCCCGACCTACCCCGACGCCGCCCAGGCCGACACCACCAAGGCGTTCCTGAACTACGTGGTCAGCACGGACGGTCAGCAGACCGCGGCGCAGAACGCGGGTTCGGCGCCCCTCTCCGAGGCCCTGCGTGGCCAGATCACCCCGGTGATCGACCAGATCAAGGCCGCCGGCTGA
- the pstC gene encoding phosphate ABC transporter permease subunit PstC, translated as MTTTETKPEPVSGKPPGQLGDRIFAGSAKGAGILILVVLAGVAAFLVSEAAPALVAPAEEVHGGLAAYIAPLIFGTVLGAVIALLIATPLAVGVALFISHYAPRRLAQGLSYVVDLLAAVPSIVYGFWGAFTLAPASVALSVWLNDYLGWIPLFAGPPSVTGRTMLVVSVVLAVMILPIITAVAREVFLQAPKLHEEAALALGATRWEMIRLAVLPFGRSGVISGAMLGLGRALGETMAVATILSVSGAVTLNLISSENPSTIAANIALQFPEASGLDVNVLIASGLVLFVITLLVNMLARYIVERRRDFSGAN; from the coding sequence GTGACCACCACGGAAACGAAGCCCGAACCCGTATCGGGCAAGCCTCCGGGCCAGCTCGGTGACCGCATCTTCGCCGGTTCGGCGAAGGGTGCGGGGATCCTGATCCTGGTCGTCCTCGCCGGGGTCGCCGCGTTCCTCGTCTCCGAGGCCGCGCCCGCTCTCGTCGCTCCGGCGGAGGAGGTGCACGGTGGGCTCGCCGCCTACATCGCCCCGCTCATCTTCGGCACGGTCCTCGGTGCCGTGATCGCCTTGCTGATCGCGACGCCGCTCGCGGTCGGTGTCGCGTTGTTCATCAGCCACTACGCGCCCCGCCGGCTCGCACAGGGGCTGAGCTACGTCGTCGACCTCCTGGCGGCGGTCCCGTCGATCGTCTACGGGTTCTGGGGTGCCTTCACCCTCGCCCCCGCGTCGGTCGCGCTGAGCGTCTGGCTCAACGACTACCTCGGCTGGATCCCGTTGTTCGCCGGGCCGCCCTCGGTCACCGGCCGGACCATGCTGGTCGTCAGTGTCGTCCTCGCCGTGATGATCCTGCCGATCATCACCGCCGTCGCCCGTGAGGTCTTCCTCCAGGCGCCGAAGCTGCACGAGGAGGCCGCGCTCGCCCTGGGTGCCACCCGCTGGGAGATGATCCGGCTCGCGGTGCTGCCGTTCGGCCGCTCGGGCGTCATCTCCGGGGCGATGCTGGGTCTGGGGCGCGCGCTCGGAGAGACGATGGCGGTCGCCACGATCCTGTCGGTCTCCGGAGCGGTGACGCTGAACCTGATCAGCAGCGAGAACCCGTCGACGATCGCGGCGAACATCGCCCTGCAGTTCCCCGAGGCCTCCGGGCTCGACGTGAACGTCCTGATCGCCTCCGGCCTCGTGCTCTTCGTGATCACGCTGCTGGTGAACATGCTCGCCCGTTACATCGTCGAGCGCCGCCGCGACTTCTCCGGAGCGAACTGA
- the pstA gene encoding phosphate ABC transporter permease PstA, with protein sequence MSTGTERNRTDTEVPVTSTGLETPAATPTVLRRTGSLPNWAPWAVLVASAVLMGGLVALLGSGVGLWVVSTAVVYAVATYVVSRVVEGGRRATDRLVTVVVTTAFLLAMLPLVSVLYTVVSEGWARFDATFFTQSMRGIVGVGGGGLHAIQGTLIITGLAALMSIPIGILTAIYLVEYGNNSRLARAITFFVDVMTGIPSIVAGLFAYALFALLLGPGVRFGFVGAVALTVLMIPIVVRSTEEMLKIVPNELREAAFALGVPKWRTILKVVIPTTAGGIATGITLAVARVIGETAPLLVTVGAALGINLNPFSGPMATLPVFSYYSYAVPGIPREAFIDRAWTAALVLMLIVMVLNILARVISRIFAPKTR encoded by the coding sequence ATGTCCACCGGAACCGAACGCAACCGCACCGACACCGAGGTACCCGTGACCAGTACCGGTCTGGAGACCCCCGCCGCGACGCCCACGGTGCTGCGCCGTACGGGAAGCCTGCCGAACTGGGCCCCGTGGGCGGTGCTCGTGGCCTCCGCGGTCCTGATGGGTGGGCTCGTCGCACTCCTCGGCTCCGGTGTCGGACTCTGGGTGGTGTCGACCGCCGTCGTGTACGCGGTCGCGACCTACGTCGTGTCCCGGGTCGTCGAGGGCGGTCGCCGGGCCACCGACCGTCTGGTCACCGTCGTGGTCACCACGGCGTTCCTGCTGGCCATGCTGCCGCTGGTGTCGGTCCTCTACACCGTCGTCTCCGAGGGCTGGGCACGGTTCGACGCGACCTTCTTCACCCAGTCCATGCGCGGCATCGTCGGTGTCGGCGGCGGTGGTCTGCACGCCATCCAGGGCACGCTCATCATCACCGGGCTCGCCGCCCTGATGTCGATCCCGATCGGCATCCTGACCGCGATCTACCTGGTGGAGTACGGCAACAACTCGCGCCTGGCGCGGGCCATCACCTTCTTCGTCGACGTGATGACCGGTATCCCCTCGATCGTCGCAGGCCTGTTCGCCTACGCGCTCTTCGCGCTGCTGCTCGGGCCCGGGGTCCGCTTCGGGTTCGTCGGTGCGGTCGCCCTGACCGTGCTGATGATCCCGATCGTGGTCCGCTCCACCGAGGAGATGCTGAAGATCGTCCCGAACGAGCTGCGTGAGGCCGCCTTCGCCCTCGGGGTCCCGAAGTGGCGGACCATCCTGAAGGTCGTCATCCCGACCACCGCCGGCGGTATCGCGACCGGCATCACGCTGGCCGTCGCCCGGGTCATCGGCGAGACCGCGCCGCTGCTGGTCACGGTCGGTGCCGCTCTCGGGATCAACCTCAACCCGTTCTCCGGGCCCATGGCGACGCTGCCCGTCTTCTCGTACTACTCCTACGCGGTGCCCGGCATCCCGCGTGAGGCGTTCATCGACCGGGCGTGGACCGCGGCTCTGGTGCTGATGCTCATCGTCATGGTGCTGAACATCCTCGCCCGCGTCATCTCCCGTATTTTCGCCCCGAAGACCCGATAA
- the pstB gene encoding phosphate ABC transporter ATP-binding protein PstB yields the protein MGKSVEAKDLNIYYGSFLAVEGVNMTIKPKTVTALIGPSGCGKSTFLRSINRMHENIPGARVEGRLELDGQDLYGANVDPVGVRRQIGMVFQRPNPFPTMSIYDNVIAGMKLNNKKASKSEFDDTVERSLRGANLWNEVKDRLDKPGSGLSGGQQQRLCIARAIAVRPDVLLMDEPCSALDPISTLAIEDLINELKNDYTIVIVTHNMQQAARVSDFTGFFNIEGTGKPGKLVELDETKTIFSQPKQKATEDYVSGRFG from the coding sequence ATGGGCAAGAGTGTCGAAGCCAAGGACCTGAACATCTACTACGGGTCGTTCCTCGCCGTCGAGGGCGTCAACATGACGATCAAGCCGAAGACCGTGACGGCCCTCATCGGCCCGTCCGGCTGCGGCAAGTCGACCTTCCTGCGGTCGATCAACCGGATGCACGAGAACATCCCCGGCGCCCGCGTCGAGGGCCGGCTCGAGCTCGACGGCCAGGACCTCTACGGCGCGAACGTCGACCCGGTCGGCGTCCGCCGCCAGATCGGCATGGTCTTCCAGCGGCCCAACCCGTTCCCGACGATGTCGATCTACGACAACGTGATCGCCGGGATGAAGCTCAACAACAAGAAGGCCTCGAAGTCCGAGTTCGACGACACCGTCGAGCGGTCGCTGCGCGGCGCGAACCTCTGGAACGAGGTCAAGGACCGGCTCGACAAGCCCGGCTCGGGCCTGTCCGGTGGTCAGCAGCAGCGGCTCTGCATCGCCCGCGCGATCGCGGTGCGCCCGGACGTCCTGTTGATGGACGAGCCCTGCTCGGCGCTGGATCCGATCTCCACGCTGGCGATCGAGGACCTGATCAACGAGCTGAAGAACGACTACACGATCGTCATCGTGACCCACAACATGCAGCAGGCGGCGCGGGTCAGCGACTTCACCGGCTTCTTCAACATCGAGGGCACCGGCAAGCCCGGCAAGCTGGTCGAGCTCGACGAGACCAAGACGATCTTCTCCCAGCCGAAGCAGAAGGCGACCGAGGACTACGTGTCCGGTCGCTTCGGCTGA
- a CDS encoding phosphate signaling complex PhoU family protein, translated as MRRETLDDNLTQLRSMLDEMGPLVASAFRDASEALLRHRPRLAEQVVSRDPVIDGHRDAIELLAVETMNIHQPMVTPLRSVITALRCAQQLERMGDLARHVAATVVRNADRAVLAEQARPLFRDYGARVAAMGDKAVEALRTHNVVLAAELRDDDDVVDALHRQVFELMFGPGWTAGVPAAVDAALLARFHERYADHCVHLADHVVYAVTGGTVDELPAL; from the coding sequence ATGCGCAGGGAGACGCTCGACGACAACCTGACGCAGCTCCGGTCCATGCTCGACGAGATGGGTCCGCTCGTCGCCTCCGCGTTCCGCGACGCGTCCGAGGCGCTCCTGCGCCACCGCCCCCGGCTCGCCGAGCAGGTCGTCTCCCGCGACCCCGTCATCGACGGCCACCGCGACGCGATCGAGCTGCTCGCCGTCGAGACCATGAACATCCACCAGCCGATGGTCACGCCGCTGCGCTCGGTGATCACCGCCCTGCGGTGCGCCCAGCAGCTGGAGCGGATGGGCGATCTGGCCCGGCACGTCGCGGCCACCGTCGTTCGCAACGCGGACCGTGCGGTGCTCGCCGAGCAGGCCCGCCCGCTGTTCCGCGACTACGGGGCCCGGGTCGCGGCCATGGGCGACAAGGCCGTCGAGGCGCTCCGTACCCACAACGTCGTCCTCGCCGCCGAGCTGCGTGACGACGACGACGTCGTCGACGCCCTGCACCGCCAGGTCTTCGAGCTGATGTTCGGCCCGGGCTGGACCGCGGGGGTGCCCGCCGCCGTCGACGCCGCGCTGCTGGCCCGCTTCCACGAGCGCTACGCCGACCACTGCGTGCACCTGGCCGACCACGTCGTCTACGCCGTCACCGGCGGCACCGTGGACGAGCTGCCCGCGCTCTGA
- a CDS encoding dodecin domain-containing protein has product MEHAGCVVTEVVGTSDESVEAAIRDGMSRAGHALEWFEVTGVRSTVLGSTERFRVGLRVGLRARAA; this is encoded by the coding sequence ATGGAACACGCGGGCTGCGTCGTCACAGAGGTCGTCGGGACCTCGGACGAGAGCGTCGAGGCGGCGATCCGGGACGGCATGAGCCGGGCCGGACACGCCCTCGAGTGGTTCGAGGTGACCGGGGTCCGATCAACCGTCCTCGGCTCCACCGAGCGCTTCCGGGTCGGCCTGCGCGTCGGCCTGCGGGCCCGCGCCGCCTGA
- the phoU gene encoding phosphate signaling complex protein PhoU, whose translation MRDTYQEQLDELASGLADMCDDVARAMARATTALLEADLQLAEQVISEDIKIDDVRAAAEHRAFGLLALQAPVATDLRVVVAAIHGAGDIERMGDLALHVAQAARRRHPQTVLPDEVKSYFAEMGRVGVELAEKAGRVIRTRDLDAANELEADDDAVDDIHQHMFTVLMDRNWTHGVSAAVDVALLARFYERYADHAVAVARRIVYVVTGQMPGPLAV comes from the coding sequence ATGCGCGACACCTATCAGGAGCAGCTGGACGAGCTGGCCTCCGGCCTGGCAGACATGTGCGACGACGTCGCACGTGCCATGGCGCGCGCCACGACAGCGCTGCTCGAGGCCGATCTCCAGCTCGCCGAGCAGGTCATCTCCGAGGACATCAAGATCGACGACGTCCGTGCCGCCGCGGAGCACCGGGCCTTCGGCCTGCTCGCCCTGCAGGCACCGGTCGCGACCGACCTGCGGGTCGTCGTCGCCGCGATCCACGGTGCGGGCGACATCGAGCGCATGGGCGACCTCGCCCTGCACGTCGCCCAGGCCGCCCGTCGCCGGCACCCGCAGACCGTGCTGCCCGACGAGGTGAAGTCGTACTTCGCCGAGATGGGCCGGGTCGGTGTGGAGCTCGCGGAGAAGGCCGGGCGGGTCATCCGTACCCGTGACCTGGACGCGGCGAACGAGCTCGAGGCGGACGACGACGCCGTCGACGACATCCACCAGCACATGTTCACCGTGCTGATGGACCGCAACTGGACCCACGGGGTGTCCGCCGCGGTCGACGTCGCACTGCTCGCGCGCTTCTACGAGCGGTACGCCGACCACGCCGTCGCCGTCGCTCGCCGGATCGTGTACGTCGTGACCGGTCAGATGCCCGGTCCGCTCGCCGTCTGA
- a CDS encoding LCP family protein: MSAGVPRSGATDGDTETGAGVPPPRPARRGAADSRVTEVFDALVPRRRRRRYRDDPPAEDTTTAQEPTPEADAPGVAEPGPGETPPPARLDARARALRIGAAAAAILVLVTTAYGFAGRSEVHDGVRDVAALARDSDAILDADVQAGDRNVLVLGLQADRAGTAESARTDTAVLVHRPAGGGPAVTLSIPATLEVSRPPCRRFDAATGTYGDTVPAESRTAFATAYDVGGPACSVGVVQQLTGMPMSGVVALDLAGTPQLVDAVGGIEVCTERPVVDPVLGPVVEGSGTVELDGPTAVRFASAAGTADSSPANRVRRQQRVLAAALGDALSTASLLTPGAPGRSAAGVSSALSADGVDAGEILTLARGLARSGAAGDADTPVFLSVPVTEAPNTRGQLELRRSEARTLFSALREHEPLPESATAPASRSAAAPAPGTVVNLVDATGRPGAADRIAADLRERGYEIGTVTPGPAAPGAQVRYSPDNTDAAGTLVEALPGARPVPDPTGSRVLELVVGAGDAAPVQAVPSDDADCG, encoded by the coding sequence GTGAGCGCCGGGGTCCCCCGGAGCGGTGCGACCGACGGCGACACCGAGACCGGAGCGGGCGTGCCGCCGCCGCGGCCCGCCCGCCGCGGCGCCGCGGACTCGCGCGTCACCGAGGTCTTCGACGCGCTGGTGCCGCGCCGCCGTCGTCGTCGCTACCGGGACGACCCGCCCGCCGAGGACACCACCACGGCGCAGGAGCCCACGCCGGAGGCGGACGCTCCCGGGGTCGCGGAGCCGGGACCGGGCGAGACCCCGCCACCGGCCCGGCTCGACGCCCGCGCCCGCGCGCTGCGGATCGGCGCAGCGGCGGCCGCGATCCTCGTCCTGGTCACCACCGCCTACGGGTTCGCCGGGCGCAGCGAGGTGCACGACGGCGTCCGCGACGTCGCCGCCCTCGCCAGGGACAGCGACGCGATCCTCGACGCCGACGTCCAGGCCGGCGACCGCAACGTCCTGGTGCTGGGTCTGCAGGCCGACCGCGCGGGCACCGCGGAGTCCGCGCGCACCGACACGGCGGTCCTGGTCCACCGGCCCGCGGGCGGCGGACCGGCCGTCACCCTGTCGATCCCCGCGACGCTGGAGGTGTCCCGGCCGCCGTGCCGGCGCTTCGACGCCGCCACCGGCACCTACGGCGACACCGTGCCCGCTGAGTCCCGCACCGCCTTCGCCACCGCCTACGACGTCGGCGGCCCGGCCTGCAGCGTCGGCGTCGTCCAGCAGCTGACCGGCATGCCGATGAGCGGCGTCGTCGCGCTCGACCTGGCCGGGACCCCGCAGCTGGTCGACGCCGTCGGCGGGATCGAGGTCTGCACCGAGCGTCCGGTCGTGGACCCGGTGCTCGGCCCGGTCGTGGAGGGCTCCGGCACCGTGGAACTCGACGGGCCCACCGCGGTCCGGTTCGCCTCCGCCGCGGGCACCGCGGACAGCTCCCCGGCGAACCGGGTCCGGCGCCAGCAACGCGTGCTCGCCGCCGCGCTCGGCGACGCGCTCTCGACCGCGTCGCTGCTGACCCCGGGGGCCCCGGGCCGCTCCGCGGCCGGGGTGTCGTCGGCACTGTCGGCGGACGGAGTCGACGCCGGCGAGATCCTCACCCTCGCCCGCGGGCTCGCACGGTCCGGCGCCGCCGGCGACGCCGACACCCCGGTGTTCCTGTCGGTCCCGGTCACCGAGGCCCCCAACACGCGGGGCCAGCTGGAGCTGCGCCGCTCCGAGGCTCGCACCCTGTTCTCCGCGCTGCGCGAGCACGAGCCGCTGCCCGAGAGCGCGACCGCGCCGGCCTCCCGGTCCGCGGCCGCCCCCGCGCCGGGCACCGTCGTGAACCTGGTCGACGCGACCGGACGCCCCGGAGCGGCCGACCGGATCGCCGCGGACCTGCGCGAACGCGGCTACGAGATCGGCACCGTCACGCCCGGTCCGGCCGCACCCGGCGCGCAGGTCCGCTACTCCCCCGACAACACCGACGCCGCGGGCACGCTCGTGGAGGCGCTGCCCGGCGCGCGGCCGGTCCCGGACCCGACCGGGAGCCGGGTGCTGGAGCTCGTCGTCGGGGCCGGCGACGCGGCCCCGGTGCAGGCCGTCCCCTCCGACGACGCCGACTGCGGCTGA
- a CDS encoding GGDEF domain-containing protein: MTDTAWTVRRLVRSARRLDPSPPAPGPDTPGDDVAPASPAARAALHTAAAERLAEHRRYEQAYLHLREAVRLLHGLNAPSPPDELDRLRREHAEAREQSRRDSLTASYNRRYLDERLIDLLAAGTGLPVCLALADIDHFKLVNDTHGHPFGDRVLQRMVLELGRALPPGAFCARYGGEEFALVLPGLTAEEGVAACETARESVAAHDWSDLHPDLRMTISIGVARSRPGDDDVEALVTEADVLLYTAKQAGRNAVAHRDADGRVSLAGPASGRRSIPQPEQGASRPAPPAPSRAE; encoded by the coding sequence ATGACCGACACCGCATGGACGGTGCGCAGGCTCGTGCGGTCCGCACGCCGTCTCGACCCGTCGCCCCCCGCTCCCGGACCCGACACGCCGGGCGACGACGTCGCCCCCGCCTCCCCCGCGGCCCGCGCGGCCCTGCACACCGCGGCCGCCGAGCGGCTCGCGGAGCACCGTCGCTACGAGCAGGCCTACCTGCACCTGCGCGAGGCCGTCCGGCTCCTGCACGGCCTCAACGCCCCCAGCCCCCCCGACGAGCTCGACCGGCTCCGCCGCGAGCACGCCGAGGCCCGTGAGCAGAGCCGCCGCGACAGCCTGACGGCGTCGTACAACCGCCGCTACCTCGACGAGCGGCTGATCGACCTGCTCGCCGCGGGCACGGGCCTGCCGGTCTGCCTGGCGCTCGCCGACATCGACCACTTCAAGCTGGTCAACGACACCCACGGGCACCCGTTCGGGGACCGGGTCCTGCAGCGGATGGTGCTGGAGCTGGGCCGGGCCCTGCCGCCCGGGGCGTTCTGCGCCCGCTACGGCGGCGAGGAGTTCGCGCTGGTGCTGCCCGGGCTGACGGCCGAGGAGGGCGTCGCGGCCTGCGAGACCGCCCGGGAGAGCGTCGCCGCGCACGACTGGAGCGACCTGCACCCCGACCTGCGGATGACGATCAGCATCGGCGTGGCCCGGTCCCGTCCCGGCGACGACGACGTCGAGGCCCTCGTCACCGAGGCCGACGTGCTCCTCTACACGGCCAAGCAGGCGGGCCGGAACGCCGTCGCCCACCGCGACGCCGACGGCCGGGTGAGCCTCGCCGGCCCGGCATCCGGACGCCGGTCGATCCCCCAACCGGAGCAGGGCGCGTCGCGCCCCGCGCCACCCGCGCCGAGCCGGGCCGAATAA